One Lytechinus variegatus isolate NC3 chromosome 14, Lvar_3.0, whole genome shotgun sequence genomic region harbors:
- the LOC121427748 gene encoding E3 ubiquitin-protein ligase TRIM71-like: protein MAEKCGSEKASSSSPNLICPLCLDIFVEATILTSCGHTFCRRCLKKYDLTHQDLDHMVCPLCREITKLSANRVDDLRLNVSINGCVDDYHTKCGGMNAVLEKCQKCTACKSLKDAVSFCRTCNYYMCNECLHCHQHLTVVFEGHEILSMDDVIEGKVSIGHLFEKCSIHKQENKDMFCEDCKVHVCQKCVLVDHQNHKIKNQVNFEQELRQKVTDLAQRCADKKAELEKNIQNIEIQRHEVHTAVQTLLDDVKQAYSIKAKELEENLRNLTEQIHALQHSFDDDLDVLKSKDRQRIKSICSSITLVDNDRLGHLETDTLSAHILLCEELDTMLKEVTDHTSAEAIRKKAQEKRFKPADDTRLDLGSISGSDPKMKVITCVDLRGVMLGMTRYSNSTVAIGYGGYAQGIDIIDSNGGKQRYRNTPLSDMNCYDLVLQRDGALCVSTGSREAYIYSSLGSRKATIHVRNNEYFLRVSRSPSDEIIITNYGKQVYIYDPTGSTLKHTVQTKHDTRQASTTRTGLIVTSSCYTNPSVVTVYDRDGNAGESLQAPECVYMYAAVDEQDRVYVASVDEKNSSVVIRLYDLDGLNLKERVEFNALDMTLKDYWCYLVSLSPDMLAFAYGKNLYFIKVSL, encoded by the exons ATGGCTGAGAAGTGTGGATCAGAGAAAGCATCAAGCTCTTCACCGAACCTGATATGTCCATTATGTCTTGATATATTTGTCGAGGCGACAATCTTAACTTCATGTGGACATACATTTTGTAGGCGATGCCTCAAGAAATACGATCTAACCCACCAGGACCTTGATCACATGGTCTGTCCTCTCTGCAGGGAGATCACCAAGTTATCCGCCAACCGTGTCGATGATCTCCGCCTCAATGTCTCCATCAACGGATGCGTAGACGATTACCACACCAAGTGTGGAGGGATGAATGCTGTCCTTGAGAAGTGCCAGAAATGCACCGCTTGCAAGTCTCTGAAAGACGCTGTATCATTCTGCAGAACATGTAATTATTACATGTGTAATGAGTGCTTACATTGTCATCAACATCTTACAGTTGTCTTCGAAGGTCATGAGATTTTATCCatggatgatgtcatcgaaGGGAAGGTCAGCATTGGTCATTTATTCGAGAAGTGTTCTATCCACAAGCAAGAGAACAAAGATATGTTTTGTGAGGATTGTAAGGTCCACGTCTGCCAAAAGTGCGTACTCGTTGatcatcaaaatcacaaaatcaagaACCAGGTTAACTTTGAGCAGGAGTTGCGACAGAAG GTGACAGACCTTGCTCAACGATGTGCTGACAAGAAAGCAGAGCTGGAAAAGAACATTCAGAACATAGAAATACAACGTCATGAGGTACACACTGCAGTGCAGACACTACTAGATGATGTCAAGCAAGCCTACAGTATCAAGGCCAAGGAGCTGGAAGAAAATCTTCGAAATCTCACCGAGCAGATACATGCCTTACAGCATAGTTTTGATGACGACCTCGACGTCTTGAAGTCAAAAGATCGACAGAGGATCAAGAGTATTTGTAGTTCAATTACTTTGGTAGATAATGACAGATTGGGTCATCTTGAGACAGACACTCTATCTGCTCATATCTTGCTCTGTGAGGAGCTGGATACCATGCTGAAGGAGGTTACTGATCACACTTCTGCGGAAGCTATTAGGAAGAAAGCACAGGAGAAGAGGTTCAAACCAGCAGATGATACTCGTCTTGACCTCGGGAGCATCTCAGGATCAGATCCCAAGATGAAAGTCATTACGTGTGTTGATCTACGGGGAGTGATGCTCGGTATGACAAGGTACTCCAATAGCACTGTCGCTATCGGGTATGGGGGATATGCACAAGGTATTGATATCATTGATTCAAATGGAGGAAAGCAGCGGTATAGAAACACACCCTTAAGTGACATGAATTGTTATGATCTGGTTTTGCAACGGGACGGGGCGTTATGCGTGTCGACTGGTTCTAGAGAAGCCTACATCTACTCTTCCCTTGGTTCCAGGAAAGCAACAATCCACGTGAGaaacaatgaatattttctCAGAGTTAGCAGGAGTCCATCAgatgaaatcatcattactaactaTGGAAAACAAGTCTATATCTATGACCCGACAGGATCCACTCTTAAACACACTGTTCAAACAAAGCACGATACGAGGCAGGCATCTACCACCAGGACGGGTTTGATCGTCACGAGTTCATGCTATACCAATCCAAGCGTGGTGACGGTCTATGACAGGGATGGGAATGCTGGTGAGTCTCTACAAGCTCCAGAGTGTGTCTACATGTATGCTGCCGTGGATGAGCAGGACAGGGTGTATGTAGCGAGTGTTGATGAGAAGAATAGTAGCGTCGTGATCAGGCTCTATGATCTTGATGGTCTGAACCTGAAGGAAAGAGTTGAGTTCAATGCACTTGATATGACATTGAAAGATTATTGGTGTTACTTAGTTTCCCTCTCCCCAGACATGCTCGCCTTTGCTTATGgcaaaaatttatatttcatcaagGTATCACTGTAA
- the LOC121428192 gene encoding E3 ubiquitin-protein ligase TRIM71-like → MAEKCGSEKASSSSPNLICPLCLDIFVEATILTSCEHTFCRRCLKKYDLTHQDLDHMVCPLCREITKLSANRVDDLRLNVSINGCVDDHHAKCGGMNAVLEMRPKYSGCKLQGDAVSFCRTCNNYICDKCLQCHQYLSVFEDHEIVSIDDVIEGKVSIGHLFEKCSIHKPENKDMFCEVCKVHVCHKCVLVDHQNHKVKNQVNFEQELRQKVTDLAQRCADKKSELEKNIQNIEIQRHEVHTAVQTLLDDVKQAYSIKAKELEENLRNLTEQITALERSFDDDLDVLKSKDRQRIKSICSSITLVDNDRLGHLETDTLSAHILLCEELDTMLKEVTDHTSAEAIKKKAHEKRFKPADDTRLDLGSISGSDPKMDVIQCVDLRGLIHGMTRYSNSTVAIGYGSNAQGIDIIDSNGEKQRHSNILALNEMNCHDLILQRDGALCVSTGSTEAYIYSRLGSRKATINVRKNINKLRVSRSKLDEIIITNYGKQVYIYDPTGSTLKHTVQTKHDTRQASTTRTGLIVSSSCWGNPSVVTVCDRDGNAGESLQAPEGVYLYAAVDELDRVYVASVDEKNSSVVIRLYDLDGLKLKERVEFNALNMTLVWNWCYLVSLSPDMLAFACCNKLYFMKVSL, encoded by the exons ATGGCTGAGAAGTGTGGATCAGAGAAAGCATCAAGTTCTTCACCGAACCTGATATGTCCATTATGTCTTGATATATTTGTCGAGGCGACGATCTTAACTTCATGTGAACATACATTTTGTAGGCGATGCCTCAAGAAATACGATCTAACCCACCAGGACCTTGATCACATGGTCTGTCCTCTCTGCAGGGAGATCACCAAGTTGTCTGCCAACCGTGTCGATGATCTCCGCCTCAATGTCTCCATCAACGGATGCGTAGACGATCACCACGCCAAGTGTGGAGGGATGAATGCTGTCCTCGAGATGCGACCAAAATATTCTGGTTGCAAGCTTCAAGGAGATGCTGTCTCATTCTGCAGAACCTGTAATAACTACATATGTGATAAATGTTTGCAATGTCATCAATATCTGTCAGTCTTTGAAGATCATGAGATTGTCtccattgatgatgtcatcgaAGGGAAGGTCAGCATTGGTCATTTATTCGAGAAGTGTTCCATCCACAAACCAGAGAACAAGGACATGTTTTGTGAGGTTTGTAAGGTCCATGTCTGTCACAAGTGCGTACTCGTTGATCATCAAAATCACAAAGTCAAGAACCAGGTTAACTTTGAGCAGGAGTTGCGACAGAAG GTGACAGACCTTGCCCAGCGATGTGCTGACAAGAAATCAGAGCTGGAAAAGAACATTCAGAACATAGAAATACAACGTCATGAGGTACACACTGCAGTGCAGACACTACTAGATGATGTCAAGCAAGCCTACAGCATCAAAGCAAAGGAGCTGGAAGAAAATCTTCGAAATCTTACCGAGCAAATAACTGCCTTAGAACGTAGTTTTGATGACGACCTCGACGTCTTAAAGTCAAAAGATCGACAGAGGATCAAGAGTATTTGTAGTTCAATTACTTTGGTAGATAATGACAGACTGGGTCATCTTGAGACAGACACTCTATCTGCTCATATCTTGCTCTGTGAGGAGCTGGATACCATGCTGAAGGAGGTTACCGATCACACTTCTGCGGAAGCTATTAAGAAGAAAGCACATGAGAAGAGGTTTAAACCAGCAGATGACACTCGTCTTGACCTCGGGAGCATCTCAGGATCAGATCCCAAGATGGATGTCATTCAGTGTGTTGATCTACGGGGATTGATACACGGTATGACAAGGTACTCCAATAGCACTGTCGCTATCGGGTATGGGAGCAATGCACAAGGTATTGATATCATTGATTCAAATGGTGAAAAGCAGCGACATAGTAACATATTAGccttaaatgaaatgaattgtcaTGATCTGATTTTGCAACGGGACGGGGCGTTATGCGTGTCCACTGGTAGTACAGAAGCCTACATCTACTCTCGCCTTGGCTCTAGGAAAGCAACAATCAACgtgagaaaaaatattaataaactcaGAGTTAGCAGGAGTAAATTAgatgaaatcatcattactaactaTGGAAAACAAGTCTATATCTATGACCCGACAGGATCCACTCTTAAACACACTGTTCAAACAAAGCACGATACGAGGCAGGCATCTACCACCAGGACGGGTTTGATCGTCTCGAGTTCATGTTGGGGCAATCCAAGCGTGGTGACGGTCTGTGACAGGGATGGGAATGCTGGTGAGTCTCTACAAGCTCCAGAGGGTGTCTACCTGTATGCTGCCGTGGATGAGCTGGACAGGGTGTATGTAGCGAGTGTTGATGAGAAGAATAGTAGCGTCGTGATCAGGCTCTATGATCTTGATGGTCTGAAACTGAAGGAAAGAGTTGAGTTCAATGCACTTAATATGACATTGGTTTGGAATTGGTGTTACTTGGTTTCTCTCTCTCCAGACATGCTCGCCTTTGCTTGTTGCAATAAGTTATATTTCATGAAGGTATCACTGTAA